The following are from one region of the Actinoplanes sp. L3-i22 genome:
- a CDS encoding 3-hydroxyacyl-CoA dehydrogenase family protein: MAGRLAVIGSGLMGSGIAQVSALAGWQVTMRDVDDASLKRGLAAVRDSLTRFAAKGRIAEEDVEATLQRITPTTDLDAVAEADVVVEAIFEKVEAKHDVFRQLDKICKSGAVLGTNTSAIPITQIAAITSRPESVVGIHFFSPVPMMKLVELVRGYQTSDETLAAARDFAEGVGKTCVEVKRDVAGFVSNRLFSALLVEAIKLVESGVISAADLDTVMKLGFGHAMGPLATVDLTGLDVMLNAAGNIYRDTQDEKFFPPELLQRMVTAGDLGRKTGKGFYSY; the protein is encoded by the coding sequence ATGGCGGGTCGTCTCGCGGTCATCGGTTCCGGTTTGATGGGCTCCGGCATCGCGCAGGTCTCGGCGCTGGCCGGTTGGCAGGTCACGATGCGGGACGTCGACGACGCCTCGCTCAAGCGCGGTCTCGCGGCGGTCCGCGACTCGCTGACCCGCTTCGCGGCCAAGGGCAGGATCGCCGAGGAGGACGTCGAGGCCACCCTGCAGCGGATCACCCCGACCACCGATCTGGACGCGGTCGCCGAGGCCGACGTCGTGGTCGAGGCGATCTTCGAGAAGGTCGAGGCCAAGCACGACGTCTTCCGGCAGCTCGACAAGATCTGCAAGTCCGGCGCGGTCCTCGGCACGAACACGTCGGCCATCCCGATCACCCAGATCGCCGCGATCACCTCGCGGCCGGAGTCGGTCGTCGGCATCCACTTCTTCTCGCCGGTCCCGATGATGAAGCTGGTCGAGCTGGTCCGCGGCTACCAGACCTCGGACGAGACGCTGGCCGCCGCGCGCGACTTCGCCGAGGGGGTCGGCAAGACCTGTGTCGAGGTCAAGCGCGACGTCGCCGGCTTCGTCTCCAACCGGCTCTTCTCGGCGCTGCTGGTCGAGGCGATCAAGCTGGTCGAGTCGGGCGTCATCTCCGCCGCCGACCTGGACACCGTCATGAAGCTCGGCTTCGGGCACGCGATGGGCCCGCTCGCCACCGTCGACCTGACCGGTCTCGACGTCATGCTCAACGCCGCCGGCAACATCTACCGGGACACCCAGGACGAGAAGTTCTTCCCGCCCGAGCTGCTGCAGCGGATGGTCACGGCCGGCGACCTGGGCCGCAAGACCGGCAAGGGCTTCTACAGCTACTGA
- the murA gene encoding UDP-N-acetylglucosamine 1-carboxyvinyltransferase: protein MWVAAPTMARVDVIRVKGGAPLTGDVTVGGAKNSALKLMAVALLGEGRSVVENVPRITDIAIMAEVLRRLGCEVTLQGTEAVIDVPLEPGAEADYDLVRRLRASICVLGPLLARRGYVRVALPGGDMIGSRGLDMHVSGLARMGAEISNEHGFVIASAPAGLRGSKIWLDFPSVGATENLLMAAVLAKGVTEIDNAAREPEIVDICEMLTAMGARIAGAGTSTLVIEGVDGPLKPVRHTTVGDRIVGGTWAYGAAMTRGDVTVHGVRPEFLDIALDKLVSAGATVDPGDNKFRVRMTERPRHVDIVTLPYPGFATDLLPMAIGLAAVAEGASLITENIFDGRFMFVNEMVRLGADIRTDGHHAVVNGRARLSGAPVRATDIRAGAGLVIAGLCADGVTEVGEVHHIDRGYPDFVADLARLGVEVERTDVPEPTFDF from the coding sequence ATGTGGGTCGCGGCTCCTACGATGGCCCGCGTGGATGTGATCAGGGTCAAGGGCGGCGCGCCGCTCACCGGTGACGTCACGGTCGGTGGCGCGAAGAACTCGGCACTCAAGCTGATGGCGGTGGCTCTGCTCGGCGAGGGCCGCAGCGTCGTCGAGAACGTTCCCCGGATCACCGACATCGCGATCATGGCGGAGGTGCTCCGCCGGCTCGGCTGTGAGGTGACGCTGCAGGGCACCGAGGCGGTGATCGACGTGCCGCTGGAGCCCGGCGCCGAGGCCGACTACGACCTGGTCCGCCGCCTGCGTGCGTCGATCTGCGTGCTCGGCCCGCTGCTGGCCCGCCGGGGCTACGTGCGGGTCGCGCTGCCGGGCGGCGACATGATCGGCTCCCGGGGGCTGGACATGCACGTCTCCGGCCTGGCCCGGATGGGTGCGGAGATCTCCAACGAGCACGGCTTCGTGATCGCGTCGGCCCCGGCCGGGCTGCGCGGGTCGAAGATCTGGCTGGACTTCCCGAGCGTCGGCGCCACCGAGAACCTGTTGATGGCCGCGGTCCTGGCGAAGGGCGTGACCGAGATCGACAACGCCGCCCGCGAGCCGGAGATCGTCGACATCTGCGAGATGCTCACCGCGATGGGCGCCCGGATCGCTGGGGCGGGCACGTCGACGCTGGTCATCGAGGGGGTGGACGGGCCGCTCAAGCCGGTCCGGCACACCACGGTCGGGGACCGGATCGTCGGCGGCACGTGGGCCTACGGCGCGGCCATGACCCGGGGCGACGTGACCGTGCACGGGGTGCGGCCGGAGTTCCTGGACATCGCGCTGGACAAGCTGGTGTCGGCCGGGGCGACGGTCGACCCGGGCGACAACAAGTTCCGGGTCCGGATGACCGAGCGGCCCAGGCACGTCGACATCGTCACGCTGCCGTACCCGGGCTTCGCCACCGACCTGCTGCCGATGGCGATCGGGCTGGCCGCGGTCGCCGAGGGCGCGTCGCTGATCACCGAGAACATCTTCGACGGCCGGTTCATGTTCGTGAACGAGATGGTCCGGCTGGGCGCGGACATCCGCACCGACGGGCACCACGCGGTGGTCAACGGGCGGGCGCGGCTCTCCGGCGCTCCGGTGCGGGCCACCGACATCCGGGCCGGCGCCGGCCTGGTCATCGCCGGACTGTGCGCGGACGGGGTGACCGAGGTGGGCGAGGTGCACCACATCGACCGGGGATACCCGGACTTCGTCGCCGACCTGGCGCGGCTCGGTGTCGAGGTGGAGCGCACCGACGTGCCGGAGCCGACCTTCGATTTCTGA
- a CDS encoding cob(I)yrinic acid a,c-diamide adenosyltransferase has product MAVHLTRIYTRTGDAGQTRLVNNEVAAKTDPRIAAYADADECNAALGVALALGALSPEVRTVLGRIQNDLFDLGADLGNPLDENPPWPPLRITEEYVTRLEGWCDEFNAALPALDSFILPGGTPGAALLHVARTVARRAERSAWAQIAADPERTSVLPAKYLNRLSDLLFILSRVANPDGDVKWVPGGVPAAPAESDDPA; this is encoded by the coding sequence ATGGCTGTGCATCTCACCCGCATTTACACCCGTACCGGCGACGCCGGCCAGACCCGGCTGGTCAACAACGAGGTCGCGGCGAAGACCGATCCGCGCATCGCGGCATACGCCGACGCGGACGAGTGCAATGCCGCGCTGGGCGTCGCGCTCGCGCTGGGCGCGCTCTCCCCCGAGGTACGAACGGTGCTGGGCCGCATCCAGAACGATCTCTTCGACCTCGGGGCGGATCTCGGCAACCCGCTCGACGAGAACCCGCCGTGGCCGCCGCTGCGGATCACCGAGGAGTACGTGACCCGGCTCGAGGGCTGGTGCGACGAGTTCAACGCCGCCCTTCCCGCGCTGGACAGCTTCATCCTGCCGGGCGGCACCCCGGGCGCGGCGCTCCTGCACGTGGCCCGGACCGTGGCGCGGCGGGCCGAGCGGTCGGCGTGGGCGCAGATCGCGGCCGACCCGGAGCGGACCTCGGTGCTGCCGGCCAAGTATCTGAACCGCCTCTCCGACCTGCTCTTCATCCTGTCCCGGGTGGCCAACCCGGACGGCGACGTGAAGTGGGTCCCCGGCGGCGTCCCCGCCGCCCCGGCAGAGTCCGACGACCCCGCCTGA
- a CDS encoding VOC family protein, translated as MSGALHHVELWVPDLDGMTGPWGWLLGELGWTPFQDWPGGRSWRHGNGTYLVMEQSPALSGTVHDRLAPGLNHLAFTVAGPAEVDRLTAAAPAHGWALMFADRHPYAGGPDTYAAYLEDAWGYEAELAT; from the coding sequence ATGAGCGGCGCGCTGCACCACGTCGAGCTCTGGGTGCCCGACCTCGACGGGATGACCGGGCCGTGGGGCTGGCTGCTCGGCGAGCTGGGCTGGACCCCGTTCCAGGACTGGCCGGGCGGCCGGTCCTGGCGGCACGGCAACGGCACCTACCTGGTGATGGAGCAGTCGCCGGCGCTGTCCGGCACGGTCCACGACCGGCTCGCGCCCGGCCTGAACCACCTGGCCTTCACCGTCGCCGGCCCGGCCGAGGTGGACCGCCTGACCGCGGCCGCCCCGGCCCACGGGTGGGCGCTGATGTTCGCGGACCGGCACCCGTACGCCGGCGGCCCGGACACCTACGCCGCCTACCTCGAGGACGCCTGGGGATACGAGGCCGAACTCGCGACCTGA
- a CDS encoding PhzF family phenazine biosynthesis protein, which translates to MRIRIVDAFTDRPFAGNPAGVLILDGDAFPADDWMQRVASEVNHSETAFLHRLPAGADADWALRWFTPAVEVALCGHATLATTHVLHRAGLIDGRVRFRTVRSGILTADVDGDGLITLDFPASPLSPLDIDPALVAALGAEALSAHWTGPVTDDVLVELADEKTVRSLAPDLGALARLSGRGVLVTAAAEDPAAGYDFVSRFFAPAAGVDEDPVTGSAHTSLTPFWAARLGRAELVGYQASARGGFVRVALRGDRTLLGGHAVTTIDGDLQVELPAA; encoded by the coding sequence ATGCGGATTCGAATCGTCGACGCCTTCACCGATCGCCCCTTCGCCGGGAACCCGGCCGGAGTCCTGATCCTGGACGGGGACGCCTTCCCCGCCGACGACTGGATGCAGCGGGTCGCCTCCGAGGTCAACCACTCCGAGACCGCCTTCCTGCACCGCCTGCCCGCCGGCGCGGACGCGGACTGGGCGCTGCGCTGGTTCACCCCGGCGGTCGAGGTCGCCCTCTGCGGGCACGCCACTCTCGCCACCACCCATGTCCTGCACCGGGCCGGGCTGATCGACGGCCGGGTACGGTTCCGGACCGTCCGCAGCGGCATCCTCACCGCGGACGTCGACGGCGACGGCCTGATCACCCTGGACTTCCCGGCCTCGCCGCTGAGCCCGCTCGACATCGACCCGGCGCTGGTCGCCGCGCTCGGCGCGGAGGCGCTCTCGGCGCACTGGACCGGCCCGGTCACCGACGACGTGCTGGTCGAGCTGGCGGACGAGAAGACGGTCCGTTCGCTCGCCCCGGATCTCGGCGCGCTCGCCCGGCTGAGCGGTCGCGGCGTGCTGGTCACTGCGGCCGCGGAGGATCCGGCGGCCGGCTACGACTTCGTGTCCCGCTTCTTCGCGCCCGCCGCGGGCGTGGACGAGGATCCGGTGACCGGTTCTGCCCATACTTCGCTGACGCCGTTCTGGGCCGCGCGGCTGGGCCGGGCCGAGTTGGTCGGCTACCAGGCGTCGGCGCGGGGCGGTTTCGTCCGGGTCGCCCTCCGCGGTGACCGCACCCTGCTCGGCGGGCACGCGGTCACCACGATCGACGGCGACCTCCAGGTGGAGCTCCCGGCCGCCTGA
- a CDS encoding DUF2550 domain-containing protein: MRVLEVFGICIVALLVLLFAIFFRRRLLMLGGGTIRLQVRTSKMVPGRGWAPGLGQFVGDELRFHKMFSLAIRPKRMLDRRLLTIAERRLPTGPERLTMPGHWVILRCDTGDTQLEIAMAETTVTGFLSWLEAGPPRDPGSSPGRSIFGPRQLES, from the coding sequence ATGCGGGTTCTCGAAGTCTTCGGGATCTGCATCGTCGCGCTGCTCGTACTCCTCTTCGCGATCTTCTTCCGCCGCCGGCTGCTCATGCTCGGCGGCGGAACCATTCGCCTGCAGGTCCGCACCAGCAAGATGGTGCCCGGCCGGGGCTGGGCGCCGGGCCTGGGCCAGTTCGTCGGTGACGAGCTGCGCTTCCACAAGATGTTCAGCCTGGCCATCCGCCCGAAACGGATGCTCGACCGGCGACTCCTGACGATCGCGGAGCGCCGCCTGCCGACCGGGCCGGAACGGCTGACGATGCCCGGCCACTGGGTGATCCTGCGCTGCGACACCGGGGACACCCAGCTCGAGATCGCCATGGCCGAGACCACGGTGACCGGCTTCCTCTCCTGGCTGGAGGCGGGGCCGCCGCGGGATCCGGGCAGTTCGCCGGGCCGGTCCATCTTCGGCCCCCGCCAGCTCGAAAGCTGA
- a CDS encoding F0F1 ATP synthase subunit epsilon — protein sequence MANQLHVEVVAVEEKVWAGEAEMLVARTTEGEIGVLPGHSPLLGLLKEPSQVRVKLAGGEQLTYDVAGGFLSIDANGVTVLAESATPATPEQH from the coding sequence GTGGCCAACCAACTTCACGTCGAGGTCGTCGCCGTCGAGGAGAAGGTCTGGGCCGGTGAGGCCGAGATGCTCGTCGCGCGCACCACCGAGGGTGAGATCGGTGTGCTGCCGGGCCACTCGCCGCTGCTGGGCCTGCTCAAGGAGCCGTCCCAGGTCCGGGTGAAACTCGCCGGTGGCGAGCAGCTCACCTACGACGTCGCCGGGGGCTTCCTCTCGATCGACGCGAACGGCGTCACCGTGCTCGCCGAGAGCGCGACGCCGGCCACTCCCGAGCAGCACTGA
- a CDS encoding LCP family protein, which translates to MVTSGGVLVTGSTLISKYTGSIDADGSLIGEPAAGATKAAPADIKGPINILMAGIDPRDDHTAPLSDSIIVAHIPASMDQVYMFSIPRDLYVDIPSFSKTGFGGGKSKINAAMSYGSSVGNGKHDVKQGFQLLAKTVTQLTGIKTFDAGAIINFGGFKKIVEAMGGVTMKIDMTVKSEHLQPNGKPRPRRPECSNNQCAHPYIGPQKTYKPGTYHLEAWEALDYVRQRYGLPNSDYDRQRHQQQFIKAMAKEVMTKGVITSPAKMTKILGAAGDALTFDGNGHSVLDWGLALKGLDTDSMVSIKLSGGGLYEGNKYLGEKLADGSDQFFEAVKQDKIQEFLLAHPEFVNKNS; encoded by the coding sequence ATGGTGACCAGTGGCGGCGTCCTGGTCACCGGCTCGACCCTGATCTCGAAGTACACCGGCTCGATCGATGCCGACGGCAGCCTGATCGGCGAGCCCGCCGCGGGCGCCACCAAGGCGGCGCCGGCCGACATCAAGGGCCCGATCAACATCCTGATGGCCGGCATCGACCCGCGCGACGACCACACCGCGCCGCTGTCCGACTCGATCATCGTGGCGCACATCCCGGCGAGCATGGACCAGGTCTACATGTTCTCCATCCCCCGGGACCTCTACGTGGACATCCCGTCCTTCTCCAAGACCGGCTTCGGCGGGGGCAAATCCAAGATCAACGCCGCGATGTCGTACGGCAGTTCGGTCGGTAACGGGAAGCACGACGTCAAGCAGGGCTTCCAGTTGCTGGCGAAGACGGTCACCCAGCTCACCGGCATCAAGACGTTCGACGCCGGCGCGATCATCAACTTCGGCGGCTTCAAGAAGATCGTCGAGGCGATGGGCGGCGTGACGATGAAGATCGACATGACGGTCAAGTCCGAGCATCTCCAGCCGAACGGGAAGCCGCGGCCGCGCCGCCCGGAGTGCTCCAACAACCAGTGCGCGCACCCGTACATCGGACCGCAGAAGACGTACAAGCCCGGGACCTACCACCTGGAGGCCTGGGAGGCGCTGGACTACGTCCGCCAGCGGTACGGCCTGCCCAACAGTGACTACGACCGTCAGCGGCACCAGCAGCAGTTCATCAAGGCGATGGCGAAGGAGGTGATGACCAAGGGGGTCATCACCAGCCCGGCCAAGATGACGAAGATCCTCGGCGCCGCCGGTGACGCGCTCACCTTCGACGGCAACGGGCACAGCGTGCTCGACTGGGGGCTCGCGCTGAAGGGCCTGGACACCGACAGCATGGTCTCGATCAAGTTGTCCGGCGGCGGTCTCTACGAGGGCAACAAGTACCTCGGGGAGAAGCTCGCGGACGGGTCCGACCAGTTCTTCGAGGCGGTCAAGCAGGACAAGATCCAAGAGTTTCTGCTGGCCCACCCGGAGTTCGTCAACAAGAACAGCTAG
- the atpD gene encoding F0F1 ATP synthase subunit beta, whose translation MTAVAEPIKAETAVGRVVRVIGPVVDVEFPRDGMPAIFNALHVEVTLSEGTKTLTLEVAQHLGDNLLRAISMQPTDGLVRGKEVVNTGAPISVPVGDVTKGHVFNALGEVLNVDPSTLDIQERWSIHRKPPAFADLEPKTEMLETGIKVLDLIAPYVRGGKIGLFGGAGVGKTVLIQEMIIRVARNFGGTSVFAGVGERTREGNDLILEMEEGGVLDKTALVFGQMDEPPGTRLRVALTALTMAEYFRDVQNQEVLLFIDNIFRFTQAGSEVSTLLGRMPSAVGYQPTLADEMGQLQERITSVRGKAITSLQAIYVPADDYTDPAPATTFAHLDATTNLERSISDKGIYPAVDPLASNSRILAPEYVGVEHYTVAREVQRILQKYKDLQDIIAILGMDELSEEDKVTVARARRIERFLSQNTYAAEQFTGVPGSTVPLKETIEAFKKISEGEYDNYPEQAFFMCGGLEDLEKNAHELMKG comes from the coding sequence ATGACTGCTGTTGCTGAGCCCATTAAGGCGGAGACCGCTGTCGGCCGTGTCGTCCGGGTCATCGGCCCGGTCGTCGACGTCGAGTTTCCCCGTGACGGTATGCCCGCGATTTTCAACGCGCTGCACGTCGAGGTCACCCTCTCCGAGGGCACCAAGACGCTGACGCTGGAGGTCGCCCAGCACCTGGGTGACAACCTGCTCCGCGCGATCTCGATGCAGCCGACCGATGGCCTGGTCCGCGGCAAGGAGGTCGTCAACACCGGTGCCCCGATCTCGGTGCCGGTCGGCGACGTCACCAAGGGCCACGTGTTCAACGCCCTCGGCGAGGTGCTCAACGTCGACCCGTCGACGCTGGACATCCAGGAGCGCTGGTCGATCCACCGCAAGCCCCCGGCGTTCGCGGACCTCGAGCCGAAGACCGAGATGCTGGAGACCGGCATCAAGGTGCTCGACCTGATCGCGCCGTACGTGCGTGGTGGCAAGATCGGCCTGTTCGGCGGCGCGGGCGTGGGCAAGACGGTGCTCATCCAGGAGATGATCATCCGCGTTGCCCGTAACTTCGGTGGCACCTCGGTGTTCGCCGGCGTCGGCGAGCGCACCCGTGAGGGCAACGACCTCATCCTGGAGATGGAGGAGGGTGGCGTGCTGGACAAGACCGCCCTCGTCTTCGGCCAGATGGACGAGCCGCCGGGCACCCGTCTGCGGGTCGCCCTGACCGCCCTCACCATGGCGGAGTACTTCCGGGACGTCCAGAACCAGGAGGTGCTGCTCTTCATCGACAACATCTTCCGGTTCACCCAGGCCGGTTCCGAGGTCTCCACCCTGCTCGGCCGCATGCCGTCGGCCGTGGGCTACCAGCCCACCCTGGCCGACGAGATGGGCCAGCTGCAGGAGCGGATCACCTCGGTCCGGGGCAAGGCGATCACCTCGCTGCAGGCGATCTACGTGCCCGCCGACGACTACACCGACCCGGCGCCGGCGACCACGTTCGCCCACCTGGACGCGACGACCAACCTCGAGCGGTCGATCTCCGACAAGGGCATCTACCCGGCCGTGGACCCGCTGGCCTCGAACTCGCGGATCCTGGCGCCGGAGTACGTCGGCGTCGAGCACTACACGGTCGCCCGTGAGGTCCAGCGGATCCTCCAGAAGTACAAGGACCTGCAGGACATCATCGCCATCCTCGGTATGGACGAACTGTCCGAGGAGGACAAGGTCACGGTCGCCCGGGCCCGGCGGATCGAGCGGTTCCTGTCGCAGAACACCTACGCGGCGGAGCAGTTCACCGGCGTCCCCGGCTCGACGGTCCCGCTGAAGGAGACCATCGAGGCGTTCAAGAAGATCTCCGAGGGTGAGTACGACAACTACCCGGAGCAGGCCTTCTTCATGTGCGGCGGTCTCGAGGACCTGGAGAAGAACGCGCACGAGCTGATGAAGGGCTGA
- a CDS encoding F0F1 ATP synthase subunit gamma codes for MAGQVQALRRRIRTVKSTKKIAKAQELVATSRIAKAQERVNASRPYSVAITKVLAALASNASVDNPLLVARERVQRAGVLVITSDRGLAGAYNANAIRTAEQLITQLRSEGKEVALYVVGRKGTGYYRFRNREIAASWTGFSERPTFADAKTIGDGLIEAFAAGSATEGTFGPEGIPGVDELHIVSTEFKSLMTQTSQSKPLAPVQVEVQAEKSEGLQAAYEFEPDADELLDALLPKYLNTRIYAALLDSAASESASRRRAMKSASDNADDLLKRYTREMNSARQAAITQEISEIVGGANALAAAGSDV; via the coding sequence ATGGCCGGTCAGGTACAGGCGCTGCGTCGGCGGATCCGAACGGTCAAGTCGACCAAGAAGATCGCCAAGGCGCAGGAGCTCGTCGCGACCAGCCGGATCGCGAAGGCCCAGGAACGGGTCAACGCCTCTCGGCCGTACTCGGTGGCGATCACCAAGGTGCTGGCCGCCCTGGCGTCGAACGCTTCGGTGGACAACCCGCTGCTGGTCGCGCGGGAGCGCGTCCAGCGGGCGGGTGTCCTGGTGATCACCAGTGACCGGGGCCTGGCCGGCGCCTACAACGCCAACGCCATCCGGACCGCCGAGCAGCTGATCACTCAGCTCCGCTCGGAGGGCAAGGAGGTGGCGCTGTACGTGGTGGGCCGCAAGGGCACCGGGTACTACCGGTTCCGTAACCGGGAGATCGCCGCCAGCTGGACCGGTTTCTCCGAGCGCCCGACGTTCGCCGACGCCAAGACGATCGGCGACGGTCTGATCGAGGCGTTCGCGGCGGGTTCGGCGACCGAGGGCACCTTCGGTCCCGAGGGCATCCCGGGCGTGGACGAGCTGCACATCGTGAGCACCGAGTTCAAGTCCCTGATGACGCAGACCTCGCAGTCGAAGCCGCTCGCGCCGGTTCAGGTCGAGGTGCAGGCCGAGAAGTCCGAGGGCCTGCAAGCGGCTTACGAGTTCGAGCCGGACGCCGACGAGCTGCTCGACGCGCTGCTGCCGAAGTACCTCAACACGCGGATCTACGCGGCGTTGCTGGACTCGGCCGCGAGTGAGTCGGCATCCCGGCGGCGGGCGATGAAGAGCGCGTCGGACAACGCCGACGACCTCCTCAAGCGGTACACGCGCGAGATGAACTCCGCGCGGCAGGCTGCGATCACCCAGGAAATCAGTGAGATCGTCGGCGGCGCCAACGCGCTGGCCGCGGCGGGAAGTGATGTGTGA
- the atpA gene encoding F0F1 ATP synthase subunit alpha, translating into MAELTISSDEIRGALERYVSSYSPEVSREEVGIVSDAGDGIAHVEGLPSTMANELLEFADGTLGVALNLDVREIGAVILGDFATIEEGQPVKRTGRVLSVPVGDAFLGRVVDALGNPIDDRGEIANEGFRELELQAPNVMARQPVKQPLQTGIKAIDAMTPIGRGQRQLIIGDRKTGKTTVAIDTIINQKANWESGDPTKQVRCIYVAIGQKASTIASIRGTLEAQGALEYTTIVAAPASDPAGFKYIAPYTGSSIGQHWMYNGKHVLIVFDDLTKQAEAYRSVSLLLRRPPGREAYPGDVFYLHSRLLERCAKLSDELGAGSMTGLPIIETKANDISAYIPTNVISITDGQIFLESDLFASGVRPAINVGTSVSRVGGSAQVKGMKRVSGRLRLDLAQFRELEAFSAFASDLDKASRAQLEKGIRLVELLKQPQYSPYSVTDQTIVIWAGTTGQLDDIPVGDVRKFEQELLEHIKRNLSDVYTSIESTNNLTDDNIASLEGAVVEFKKSFQSGSAATESGN; encoded by the coding sequence ATGGCCGAGCTGACCATCTCCTCGGACGAGATCCGGGGGGCGCTAGAGCGCTACGTCTCGTCCTATTCGCCCGAGGTCTCCCGCGAGGAGGTCGGCATCGTCTCCGATGCGGGCGACGGTATCGCGCACGTCGAGGGCCTGCCCTCGACGATGGCGAACGAGCTTCTGGAATTCGCCGACGGCACGCTGGGTGTCGCCCTGAACCTCGACGTCCGTGAGATCGGCGCCGTGATCCTGGGTGACTTCGCGACCATCGAGGAGGGCCAGCCGGTCAAGCGCACCGGCCGGGTTCTCTCGGTTCCGGTCGGCGACGCCTTCCTGGGTCGCGTCGTGGACGCCCTGGGCAACCCGATCGACGACCGTGGCGAGATCGCGAACGAAGGCTTCCGCGAGCTCGAGCTGCAGGCGCCGAACGTGATGGCGCGCCAGCCGGTGAAGCAGCCGCTGCAGACCGGCATCAAGGCGATCGACGCCATGACGCCGATCGGCCGCGGCCAGCGCCAGCTGATCATCGGCGACCGCAAGACCGGTAAGACCACGGTCGCGATCGACACGATCATCAACCAGAAGGCCAACTGGGAGTCGGGCGACCCGACCAAGCAGGTCCGCTGCATCTACGTGGCGATCGGCCAGAAGGCCTCCACCATCGCCAGCATCCGGGGCACCCTGGAGGCGCAGGGCGCGCTGGAGTACACGACGATCGTCGCGGCCCCGGCGTCCGACCCGGCCGGCTTCAAGTACATCGCGCCATACACCGGTTCTTCCATCGGTCAGCACTGGATGTACAACGGCAAGCACGTCCTGATCGTCTTCGACGACCTGACGAAGCAGGCCGAGGCGTACCGCTCGGTGTCGCTGCTGCTGCGCCGCCCGCCGGGTCGTGAGGCCTACCCGGGCGACGTCTTCTACTTGCACTCCCGCCTGCTGGAGCGCTGCGCCAAGCTCTCCGACGAGCTGGGTGCCGGCTCGATGACCGGTCTGCCGATCATCGAGACGAAGGCCAACGACATCTCGGCCTACATCCCGACCAACGTCATCTCGATCACCGACGGCCAGATCTTCCTGGAGTCCGACCTGTTCGCCTCGGGTGTCCGCCCGGCGATCAACGTCGGCACCTCGGTGTCCCGGGTGGGTGGCTCGGCGCAGGTCAAGGGCATGAAGCGGGTCTCCGGCCGGCTTCGCCTCGACCTGGCCCAGTTCCGTGAGCTGGAGGCCTTCTCGGCCTTCGCCTCCGACCTGGACAAGGCGTCGCGGGCCCAGCTCGAGAAGGGCATCCGCCTGGTCGAGCTGCTCAAGCAGCCGCAGTACTCGCCGTACTCGGTCACCGACCAGACCATCGTGATCTGGGCCGGCACCACCGGCCAGCTCGACGACATCCCGGTCGGCGACGTGCGGAAGTTCGAGCAGGAGCTGCTGGAGCACATCAAGCGGAACCTGAGCGACGTCTACACCTCGATCGAGTCGACGAACAACCTGACCGACGACAACATCGCGAGCCTCGAGGGCGCGGTCGTCGAGTTCAAGAAGTCGTTCCAGTCCGGCTCGGCCGCGACCGAGAGCGGTAACTAG
- a CDS encoding F0F1 ATP synthase subunit delta has translation MASGATIQAFADAVERLHADTTTLTGAQLATVADELLSVAGLLRGQPRLRRALTDPSRPGDDRSDLFRSLLAGKATEVTVNALAELVAGRFSKPSDLLDATERLGVDTLLSSAAKDSALAEVEDELFRFSQIVSGTPQLAATLSDIGAPVAPRTKLVGDLLNGKAQATTVRLVQVALEGFGGRGFEASLIRLVELTAARRDREVAYVTVAKPLGDAEEAALAAKLSAIYGREVSLKVDVNPAIIGGVSVRVGSDLYDGTILRRLNAAKQAFAK, from the coding sequence ATGGCGTCGGGCGCCACCATCCAGGCCTTCGCCGACGCGGTGGAGCGGCTCCACGCCGACACCACCACGTTGACGGGCGCGCAGCTGGCCACGGTCGCCGACGAGCTTCTGTCGGTGGCCGGCCTGCTGCGGGGTCAGCCTCGGCTGCGCCGGGCGCTGACCGATCCGTCCCGGCCGGGCGACGACCGCTCCGACCTGTTCCGCTCGCTGCTGGCCGGCAAGGCCACCGAGGTGACCGTCAACGCGCTGGCCGAGCTGGTGGCCGGCCGCTTCTCCAAGCCGAGCGACCTGCTGGACGCCACCGAGCGGCTGGGTGTGGACACCCTGCTCAGCTCGGCGGCGAAGGACAGTGCGCTGGCGGAGGTCGAGGACGAGCTCTTCCGGTTCTCGCAGATCGTCTCCGGGACGCCGCAGCTCGCGGCCACGCTCAGTGACATCGGCGCTCCGGTGGCCCCCCGGACTAAGCTGGTGGGGGACCTGCTCAACGGCAAGGCCCAGGCGACCACGGTTCGGCTCGTCCAGGTCGCGCTCGAGGGATTCGGTGGCCGTGGCTTCGAGGCCTCGCTGATCCGGCTGGTCGAGCTGACCGCCGCCCGGCGTGACCGCGAGGTGGCGTACGTGACGGTGGCCAAGCCCCTCGGCGACGCCGAGGAGGCCGCTCTGGCCGCCAAGCTCTCCGCCATCTACGGCCGCGAGGTCTCGCTGAAGGTGGATGTGAACCCCGCGATCATCGGCGGTGTGAGCGTCCGTGTCGGCTCCGATCTCTACGACGGCACGATCCTGCGGCGTCTCAACGCGGCGAAGCAGGCGTTCGCCAAATAG